A single Methanofastidiosum sp. DNA region contains:
- a CDS encoding carboxymuconolactone decarboxylase family protein has protein sequence MKEEVFYGRGMKKIRSEYPEIYDAIIKLNDAVYTGKTLDYKTQKLIAIGIAASRCDESATDRQMRSAIKELGVTSDEIVDVLRVVLLTSGMPSFTKGMRILEEIEK, from the coding sequence ATGAAAGAAGAAGTATTCTACGGAAGGGGTATGAAGAAAATCAGATCAGAGTACCCAGAGATTTATGATGCTATTATAAAATTAAACGATGCAGTTTACACAGGAAAAACATTGGACTACAAAACTCAGAAACTTATTGCGATAGGAATAGCCGCATCAAGATGCGATGAGAGCGCAACTGATAGGCAGATGAGGTCTGCAATTAAGGAGCTTGGTGTCACCTCTGACGAGATAGTTGACGTACTAAGGGTAGTACTATTAACTTCAGGTATGCCATCTTTCACAAAGGGCATGAGGATTCTAGAAGAGATAGAAAAATAA
- a CDS encoding deoxyribonuclease IV — MRRIGFHVSVAQGFLKVFDNTKALGANCCQIFTHSPRSWAFNLVSEDVGNLFKDKYQKEDIKPIVVHDSYLPNLASEDSAMREKSIDSIKKEFISCNRLGLEFLNIHPGAHKGQSKDRGLAQICESLNSIKDYVGNVTLLFENTSGSGSVLGSTFEELRFLLENTNFSCGVTLDTCHLFTSGYDISSEEALENTLSSFDRVVGLENLKLIHLNDSQGELNSKKDRHEHIGLGKIGPTGFKAIVNHDYLKNIPMIMETPVNEKRGDKENIIFLKEMIEI; from the coding sequence ATGCGCAGGATAGGTTTTCACGTATCTGTCGCCCAAGGATTTTTGAAGGTGTTTGACAACACAAAAGCTCTTGGTGCAAACTGCTGTCAGATATTTACACATTCTCCACGAAGTTGGGCATTTAACTTAGTATCCGAAGATGTTGGGAATCTATTCAAAGATAAGTACCAAAAAGAAGATATTAAACCAATAGTAGTCCATGACTCATACCTACCAAATCTTGCTTCTGAAGATTCAGCTATGAGAGAAAAATCAATTGATTCTATAAAAAAGGAGTTCATCTCCTGCAACAGATTGGGCCTAGAGTTTTTGAATATTCATCCAGGTGCCCATAAAGGGCAGAGTAAAGATAGAGGGCTAGCACAGATTTGTGAATCCCTCAACTCAATAAAAGACTATGTTGGAAACGTCACTCTGCTTTTTGAAAACACCTCGGGGAGCGGCTCAGTTCTAGGTTCAACTTTTGAAGAGCTAAGATTCTTACTTGAAAACACAAACTTTAGCTGCGGCGTTACTCTTGACACTTGCCATCTTTTTACTTCTGGATACGACATATCAAGTGAAGAAGCGCTTGAAAATACTCTCTCAAGTTTTGATAGGGTAGTTGGTCTAGAAAATTTAAAACTTATACATCTAAACGACTCGCAAGGTGAGCTAAATTCAAAAAAGGACCGACATGAACATATCGGTCTTGGAAAGATAGGACCTACTGGCTTTAAGGCTATAGTAAATCACGATTATCTAAAAAATATCCCAATGATTATGGAAACGCCTGTAAATGAAAAAAGAGGAGATAAAGAAAATATTATTTTTTTGAAGGAAATGATAGAGATTTAA